A genomic segment from Methanoplanus limicola DSM 2279 encodes:
- the mobA gene encoding molybdenum cofactor guanylyltransferase, with translation MPDKTPAKPAFRTAIILAGGEGKRAGGRDKYFFSYRGETFIKRLIESLENVVDEIIIVAKNEEKCSHFYGIENVHIVSDIVKGRGPIGGLQAGVPEAKGEVIFVSACDMPFLNPDAVNWLFEHINDHDAIIPAWDEDKIEPLHAIYRRDALVKYLKTHKSLSLRAMIRELNSKFISVEEFRDVDPNLRTFTNINKLEELEKLEEVNKIH, from the coding sequence ATGCCTGACAAAACTCCTGCAAAACCGGCATTCCGGACAGCAATAATTCTTGCAGGCGGAGAGGGAAAAAGAGCCGGGGGCAGGGATAAATACTTTTTTTCTTACAGGGGAGAGACATTTATAAAAAGGCTGATTGAAAGTCTTGAAAATGTCGTTGATGAAATAATAATCGTTGCCAAAAACGAAGAGAAATGCAGTCATTTTTATGGTATTGAAAACGTCCATATTGTAAGTGATATCGTTAAGGGGAGAGGGCCGATAGGAGGACTTCAGGCAGGTGTACCTGAAGCAAAAGGAGAAGTAATATTTGTATCTGCCTGTGATATGCCTTTTTTAAATCCTGATGCCGTTAACTGGCTTTTTGAGCATATAAATGATCATGATGCCATAATTCCGGCATGGGATGAAGATAAGATAGAACCGCTTCACGCTATTTACAGGCGTGACGCCCTTGTGAAATATCTTAAAACCCATAAATCACTCTCCCTTAGGGCCATGATTCGTGAACTGAACTCAAAATTCATCAGCGTTGAAGAGTTCAGAGATGTTGATCCAAATCTCAGGACATTCACAAATATCAATAAATTGGAAGAACTTGAAAAACTTGAAGAAGTAAATAAAATACACTGA
- a CDS encoding ketopantoate reductase family protein — MKIAVLGAGAVGLCVAGMLSKVCDVHAVTRRRNADAINKDGLIMTGIWGSETFHFPCSENLPEGADFDYIFITSKSIATRDICEQFSDRFGDADVISLQNGIGNEEIIAGYTDRVIGAMIITGFEWRGDGKVHVSVEAAPAKLGRFPGGTDERVETIVKLLQSSGINALADDNVRGSLWGKTLYNSALNPLGAVMMVPYKELLDKNAFNIIKEIINEAFLVLKEEGINPGWDNAESYLKYLKEKQIPDTADHHSSMYQDISMGKKTEIDFINGAITDLGNKHNIDTPVNRTIVNLIKFRENLKNA; from the coding sequence ATGAAAATTGCAGTCCTTGGTGCCGGTGCTGTCGGCCTGTGCGTTGCCGGAATGCTCTCTAAAGTATGTGACGTACATGCAGTTACACGCCGGAGGAATGCAGATGCAATAAATAAAGACGGCCTTATCATGACCGGAATCTGGGGCAGTGAAACTTTTCACTTTCCATGTTCAGAAAATCTGCCTGAGGGTGCTGATTTTGACTACATCTTTATCACATCAAAATCTATTGCAACGAGGGATATATGTGAACAGTTCAGTGACCGGTTCGGAGATGCTGATGTCATCAGTCTTCAGAACGGAATCGGCAATGAAGAAATCATTGCAGGTTATACTGACAGGGTTATTGGTGCAATGATAATCACCGGATTTGAATGGCGTGGCGACGGGAAAGTCCATGTCTCAGTTGAGGCAGCTCCTGCAAAATTAGGCAGATTTCCGGGAGGTACAGACGAAAGGGTCGAAACCATCGTAAAGCTTCTTCAGAGTTCCGGAATAAACGCTCTTGCTGATGATAATGTCAGGGGGTCTCTGTGGGGAAAAACCCTGTACAACTCTGCACTAAATCCACTTGGAGCAGTTATGATGGTGCCCTACAAAGAACTTCTGGATAAAAATGCATTTAATATCATAAAAGAGATCATAAACGAAGCTTTTCTGGTTCTTAAAGAAGAAGGCATTAATCCGGGCTGGGATAATGCAGAAAGCTACCTGAAATACCTTAAAGAAAAGCAGATTCCGGATACTGCTGATCATCATTCTTCAATGTACCAGGATATATCAATGGGCAAAAAGACCGAGATTGATTTTATCAACGGTGCAATAACTGATCTTGGCAATAAACACAATATAGATACACCTGTAAACAGAACAATTGTAAATCTGATAAAATTCAGGGAAAATCTGAAAAATGCCTGA
- a CDS encoding MGMT family protein, with translation MKINSGRYPFNYWYVNVWWSDERIIRVSFSRKQDVTGGEIPPEIMLYLNGKNRNLSMFKSAATEEGHPYCGIYSIVKEIPYGETMAYGEVAEKAGTNARVVGTAMKRNPTPLIVPCHRVVAKSGIGGFNPSVEIKEALLRMEGVKILNHNIISTTEKHPDGHK, from the coding sequence ATGAAGATTAATTCCGGGAGATACCCATTTAATTACTGGTATGTCAATGTATGGTGGAGTGATGAGAGAATAATCAGAGTCAGTTTTTCCAGGAAGCAGGATGTGACAGGTGGTGAGATCCCGCCGGAGATAATGCTGTACCTCAACGGTAAAAACCGGAATCTTTCAATGTTTAAATCAGCTGCAACAGAAGAAGGACATCCATACTGCGGAATTTACAGCATTGTGAAAGAGATCCCGTACGGAGAGACAATGGCTTATGGTGAGGTTGCAGAGAAAGCAGGGACAAATGCGAGAGTTGTCGGCACTGCAATGAAGAGAAATCCGACACCGCTGATTGTTCCATGTCACCGTGTTGTTGCCAAATCCGGAATCGGAGGGTTTAATCCTTCTGTTGAGATTAAAGAGGCACTCCTCCGGATGGAAGGAGTTAAAATATTAAACCACAATATTATTTCCACCACGGAAAAACACCCTGACGGTCATAAATAA
- a CDS encoding ATP-dependent DNA helicase: protein MGNIEDWFPYESFRPNQETMLNTAAEAARENKICLIDAPTGSGKSSIISAMLANANGRKIVVAVRTVSQLNIFIREIELIKRKKRVKAAYLIGKRNMCPMTGEGDIYHLCEGLKSFSSSIMRDRAQKGSLVPANDAVIKNQIKRQDPDRPLLCPYYIKSKVFVENDGMKMIPSNGLRAKGEEVSKSLVNPDRIKTLCNEICPYEVMLQAARDADIILLNFHHLFNETIREQMYLSIGIEENNTMLLIDEAHNCSDTVQSIQTISISEKTLDHAQNELTHMKSRIKGVEAVQGMLPRVRKFMDGLRRSVKKEDYFDPAMFSRFILNESLYSKMEDIYDDLNRIYEAIKEKKIQEGDFKEIPLERVMEFFFRIIQATKDPAFLTIYKKNDNMISLEVRNIDPASTLKEIAKNHSSCIMISGTLSPVESFKKLYFEDTPAVTLSLPNSFPKKNRAIYCSKDVTSTFSKRKDRDNLERIHRYIQEFAKVKGNLAVYFPSYDMLNNIAVDIPQKINGKEVFIESPEAQVANRDLRKFLSLPETGKSGIIFGVCGGKWSEGLDYRGDLLNGAIVIGLPLAPYNDVRKMVIDYFRSKFGPEGEFISYTLPAINKALQALGRVLRTPDDTGVLLIGEARFLESGVKKGLPPWMQDEMVVCDISQFSKDMTRWR from the coding sequence ATGGGTAATATTGAAGACTGGTTTCCTTACGAGAGTTTCAGGCCAAACCAGGAGACGATGTTAAATACAGCCGCAGAAGCGGCACGGGAGAATAAAATCTGCCTTATTGATGCACCTACAGGGAGCGGAAAGTCAAGCATAATCTCGGCAATGCTTGCAAACGCAAACGGAAGGAAAATTGTAGTCGCAGTAAGGACAGTGAGTCAGCTGAATATTTTTATCCGGGAGATTGAACTTATTAAAAGGAAGAAAAGAGTTAAAGCAGCCTATCTCATAGGCAAACGGAATATGTGCCCTATGACCGGAGAAGGAGACATATATCACCTTTGTGAAGGACTTAAATCCTTCTCATCATCTATAATGAGAGACCGTGCGCAGAAGGGATCTCTCGTTCCGGCCAATGATGCGGTTATAAAAAATCAGATCAAAAGGCAGGATCCGGATCGCCCGCTCTTATGCCCGTATTATATCAAATCCAAAGTATTTGTTGAAAATGACGGCATGAAGATGATACCATCAAACGGTCTGAGGGCAAAAGGTGAGGAAGTATCAAAAAGCCTTGTAAACCCTGACAGGATCAAAACCCTCTGTAATGAGATCTGCCCTTATGAGGTGATGCTTCAGGCAGCCAGGGATGCAGACATTATACTTCTCAACTTCCATCATCTCTTCAACGAGACAATAAGGGAGCAGATGTATCTCTCAATCGGGATTGAAGAGAACAATACCATGCTCCTTATTGATGAGGCTCACAACTGCTCTGACACTGTGCAGAGCATTCAGACTATAAGCATAAGCGAAAAGACCCTTGATCATGCCCAGAATGAACTGACCCACATGAAGAGCAGAATAAAGGGAGTTGAGGCAGTACAGGGAATGCTTCCAAGGGTCAGGAAATTTATGGATGGACTTAGAAGATCAGTTAAAAAAGAGGACTATTTCGATCCGGCAATGTTCTCAAGATTCATACTCAATGAATCCCTCTACAGCAAAATGGAGGATATATATGATGACCTCAACCGCATCTATGAAGCAATAAAAGAGAAGAAGATCCAGGAGGGAGATTTTAAAGAAATACCGCTTGAGAGAGTGATGGAATTTTTCTTCAGAATTATTCAGGCAACAAAAGATCCGGCATTTCTCACAATATACAAAAAAAATGATAATATGATCTCACTTGAGGTCAGAAATATTGATCCGGCATCAACCCTAAAAGAAATTGCTAAAAACCATTCATCATGTATAATGATAAGCGGCACTCTTTCTCCGGTTGAGAGCTTTAAAAAGCTCTATTTTGAGGACACTCCGGCGGTGACACTCTCACTGCCAAATTCATTCCCTAAAAAAAACCGGGCGATTTACTGCTCAAAAGATGTTACTTCCACATTTTCAAAGAGAAAGGACAGAGATAACCTTGAGAGAATTCACAGGTACATTCAGGAATTTGCAAAAGTAAAAGGAAACCTTGCGGTGTACTTCCCGTCATATGATATGCTCAACAATATTGCAGTTGACATTCCACAAAAAATAAACGGAAAGGAGGTATTCATAGAATCACCGGAAGCACAGGTTGCCAACCGCGATTTAAGGAAATTTCTGTCACTTCCGGAGACTGGCAAATCCGGAATAATATTTGGCGTATGTGGAGGAAAATGGAGTGAGGGGCTTGACTACAGAGGTGATCTATTAAACGGGGCAATAGTGATAGGGCTGCCTCTTGCACCATATAATGATGTCAGAAAGATGGTCATTGACTATTTCAGAAGTAAATTCGGTCCTGAGGGTGAGTTTATATCATACACACTTCCGGCAATAAACAAAGCCCTTCAGGCTCTTGGAAGAGTACTCAGGACTCCGGATGATACAGGTGTTCTGCTTATTGGTGAGGCACGTTTCCTTGAATCCGGGGTGAAGAAAGGACTTCCGCCATGGATGCAGGACGAGATGGTTGTCTGTGATATATCACAGTTTTCAAAGGATATGACCAGGTGGAGATGA
- a CDS encoding PspC domain-containing protein, whose protein sequence is MNKIYRSKDDRILAGVCSGIGRGLDIDPNIVRIVFVVMALAYGAGIIAYVAGWVLLPDEEDKDVIDAEFKIKS, encoded by the coding sequence ATGAATAAGATATACAGAAGTAAAGATGACAGGATTTTAGCTGGTGTATGCAGTGGAATAGGCAGAGGACTGGACATTGACCCGAATATTGTAAGGATAGTATTTGTTGTTATGGCTCTTGCATACGGCGCAGGCATTATTGCATATGTCGCCGGATGGGTACTGCTGCCGGATGAGGAAGATAAGGACGTTATTGATGCTGAATTTAAAATTAAATCTTAA
- the purB gene encoding adenylosuccinate lyase: MAIHPIDFRYGTPEMKKIWGEENRFAAVVQAEVALAKAEADHGMIPEKAADEIVKLAKNASLTRAKEIEDEISHDMMAIVKAVTEVCGESGRWIHYGATSNDILDTATGIQLKESMFLIEGKLRKLLSVLLERATETKTLVCAGRTHGQIGVPTTYGLRFAIWASEVARHIERLEQMRPRVAVGQMTGAVGTQAAMGKSGHEIMVSMMAYLGLHPVDVSNQIIQRDRYAEYVMFLANVSTTLDKIGVEVRMMQRSEIGEMEEAFGKKQVGSSTMPHKRNPIKSEQVCGLARIVRAMVEPALMNNTLWDERDLTNSSCERVTFPESSILTDHILNLMIGVISGLKLNEDNIRKNLNILNGVNMAESVMIELTKRGMDRQEAHEIIRMSSMTALELHRPLAAILAENPGVSKYLTFEEIEELLLPDNYIGTAISQVESLAEKLTPFVL, translated from the coding sequence ATGGCAATACATCCCATTGATTTCAGATACGGTACACCTGAGATGAAGAAGATCTGGGGCGAAGAAAATCGTTTTGCTGCTGTTGTTCAGGCAGAAGTTGCGCTTGCAAAGGCAGAAGCAGATCACGGTATGATTCCTGAAAAAGCAGCGGATGAGATCGTTAAACTGGCAAAGAATGCATCACTAACACGCGCCAAAGAGATCGAGGATGAGATCAGCCATGACATGATGGCAATAGTCAAAGCTGTAACTGAAGTCTGCGGTGAGTCCGGAAGATGGATTCACTATGGCGCGACATCAAATGATATCCTTGATACTGCTACGGGTATTCAGCTCAAAGAGAGCATGTTTCTGATAGAGGGAAAACTCAGAAAACTTTTAAGTGTACTTCTTGAAAGGGCAACGGAGACAAAAACGCTTGTCTGCGCCGGAAGAACGCATGGACAGATTGGAGTTCCGACAACGTATGGCCTCAGGTTTGCTATCTGGGCGAGTGAGGTTGCAAGGCATATAGAAAGGCTTGAGCAGATGAGGCCGCGTGTCGCAGTAGGACAGATGACCGGTGCTGTCGGAACCCAGGCAGCAATGGGAAAATCCGGTCATGAAATTATGGTCTCGATGATGGCATATCTTGGACTTCATCCGGTAGATGTCTCAAACCAGATTATTCAGCGTGACAGGTATGCAGAATATGTCATGTTTCTGGCAAATGTCTCAACCACACTTGACAAAATAGGGGTTGAGGTCAGAATGATGCAGAGATCTGAGATCGGTGAGATGGAAGAGGCATTCGGCAAAAAACAGGTCGGATCATCCACCATGCCCCATAAGAGAAATCCTATAAAATCAGAACAGGTCTGCGGGCTTGCACGTATTGTAAGGGCGATGGTTGAACCTGCACTTATGAACAATACTCTGTGGGATGAAAGGGATCTTACCAATTCATCATGCGAAAGGGTAACATTCCCGGAATCATCAATTCTGACAGACCATATCTTAAATCTCATGATCGGAGTAATTTCCGGTTTGAAACTCAATGAAGATAACATCCGGAAGAATCTGAATATTCTTAATGGTGTCAATATGGCAGAATCTGTTATGATTGAACTTACAAAGAGAGGAATGGACAGGCAGGAGGCCCATGAAATTATAAGAATGAGCAGCATGACTGCACTTGAACTGCACAGGCCGCTTGCTGCAATTCTTGCCGAAAATCCGGGTGTTTCAAAGTATCTGACATTTGAAGAGATTGAAGAGCTTTTACTCCCGGACAATTATATTGGGACGGCAATATCCCAGGTTGAAAGCCTCGCTGAAAAACTGACACCCTTTGTTCTGTAA
- a CDS encoding catalase: protein MEKNTLTTNQGVPVSDNQNSLTAGERGGVLLQDVHLIEKLAHFDRERIPERVVHANGAGAHGYFQVYRSMAPYTKAKFLQDPDVRTPVFVRFSTVVGSKGSADSVRDPRGFAVKFYTEDGNYDLVGNHLPVFFIRDAIKFPDMVHSFKPAPDTNYPTSSAANSRFWDFISLSPESTHMITWLFSDRGTIKSYRKMEGFGVNTYIWVNEEGKGIYIKYHWKPSAGIETIDRFESTRLAGEDPDCATRDLYEWIASGKDVEYELCVQMMEFEDEEKLEFDPLDATKTWPEDKYPLMPVGRMILNKNPENYFAEIEQAAFCPASIVPGIEPSADRLLQGRMFSYADTQRHRLGPNYLQIPVNRPKVPVTNHQQDGNMQMSPQFTGTVNFEPNSLEGGFPRETGGPTFPGRSLHGVMTRKKITRMNDFQQAGERYRSLSESEQDHLVGNIADALMHADEEIQKRMIINLSEADHELGERVAEGMNN, encoded by the coding sequence ATGGAAAAAAACACCCTTACAACAAATCAGGGAGTGCCGGTTAGTGACAACCAGAATTCCCTTACAGCAGGAGAAAGAGGCGGTGTTCTGCTGCAGGACGTACACCTGATTGAGAAACTTGCACACTTTGACCGTGAGCGTATTCCTGAACGCGTTGTTCACGCAAATGGAGCGGGTGCTCATGGATATTTTCAGGTTTACAGGAGCATGGCTCCCTATACAAAAGCAAAATTCCTTCAGGATCCGGATGTCAGAACCCCTGTTTTTGTACGTTTTTCAACAGTAGTAGGATCAAAAGGTTCTGCTGATTCAGTGCGTGATCCACGTGGCTTTGCTGTAAAGTTTTATACTGAAGACGGCAATTATGACCTTGTCGGAAATCATCTTCCTGTATTTTTTATCAGGGATGCTATCAAATTTCCTGACATGGTGCATTCATTTAAACCTGCACCTGATACAAATTACCCTACAAGTTCGGCTGCAAACAGTCGTTTTTGGGATTTTATATCACTTTCACCCGAATCAACCCATATGATAACCTGGCTTTTCTCTGATCGAGGTACGATTAAAAGCTACAGGAAAATGGAAGGTTTTGGTGTCAACACATACATCTGGGTAAACGAAGAAGGAAAAGGAATTTATATCAAATATCACTGGAAACCTTCCGCCGGCATAGAAACGATTGACCGTTTTGAGTCAACCCGCCTTGCAGGAGAGGATCCGGACTGCGCAACCCGTGATCTCTACGAATGGATAGCATCCGGAAAAGATGTTGAGTATGAACTATGTGTTCAGATGATGGAATTTGAAGACGAAGAGAAGCTTGAATTTGACCCTCTTGATGCAACAAAAACATGGCCTGAAGATAAATATCCACTAATGCCGGTCGGAAGGATGATCCTGAATAAAAATCCTGAAAATTATTTTGCAGAGATCGAACAGGCTGCATTCTGTCCGGCTTCAATTGTTCCCGGGATAGAACCTTCTGCTGACAGACTTCTTCAGGGGAGGATGTTTTCATATGCTGATACACAGCGGCATCGTCTCGGCCCAAATTACCTCCAGATTCCGGTCAACCGCCCCAAAGTTCCGGTCACCAACCACCAGCAGGACGGCAATATGCAGATGTCACCACAGTTTACCGGAACTGTTAATTTTGAACCAAACAGCCTTGAAGGCGGATTTCCACGTGAGACTGGCGGGCCAACCTTTCCTGGACGCTCTCTTCATGGTGTAATGACCAGAAAGAAGATAACCCGTATGAATGATTTTCAGCAGGCCGGTGAGAGGTACAGATCTTTATCGGAATCTGAGCAGGATCACCTTGTGGGTAATATTGCCGATGCACTGATGCATGCAGATGAAGAAATTCAGAAGAGAATGATTATTAATTTATCAGAGGCTGATCATGAACTGGGGGAGCGTGTGGCCGAGGGAATGAATAATTGA
- a CDS encoding radical SAM/SPASM domain-containing protein produces MNAGYNPPRLISWNITLRCPLKCAHCYVDAGNMDPDDILSTNEAKAVIDGIKETGDPVLILSGGEPLLREDIFDIVEYGNECGLTMAIGTSGFLLDKKIAVKLKNCGLKAAAISIDSVNPEVHDEFRGVRGAWDKAVAAVGHCHDAGIRVKINMTVMQPEIEYIEDVIDMGTSMDVSDYHLFFPVHTGRGGKMGLQNPDDYESLIQKVLFRYRDGDISVRPTCAPQFRRIADESGLKDKGWGRGCIAGISYCRIFATGEVTPCPYLPVSAGSLRETSFKDIWEHSVLFNSLRDQSQLKGKCGQCGYKTVCGGCRARAYARMQNPGAGWCDGLKMPDYDDTEILGEDPWCPYEPDGVIL; encoded by the coding sequence TTGAACGCCGGATATAATCCTCCGCGCCTGATTTCGTGGAATATTACTCTCAGATGTCCTCTGAAGTGCGCACACTGCTATGTGGATGCCGGAAACATGGATCCTGACGATATACTCTCAACAAATGAGGCAAAGGCCGTCATTGATGGGATAAAAGAGACAGGAGACCCTGTTTTGATCCTGAGCGGGGGAGAACCTCTGCTCAGGGAGGATATATTTGATATTGTAGAGTACGGGAATGAATGCGGACTTACAATGGCTATTGGAACTTCAGGTTTTCTCCTTGATAAAAAAATAGCTGTTAAACTTAAAAATTGCGGTTTGAAAGCAGCTGCTATCAGTATTGATTCTGTGAATCCTGAGGTTCATGATGAATTCCGGGGGGTTAGGGGAGCATGGGATAAGGCAGTGGCAGCAGTTGGGCATTGTCATGATGCCGGAATAAGGGTCAAAATTAATATGACTGTGATGCAGCCTGAGATTGAATATATTGAAGATGTGATAGATATGGGTACTTCAATGGATGTTTCTGACTATCATCTCTTCTTTCCGGTTCATACAGGAAGAGGAGGTAAAATGGGACTGCAGAACCCCGATGATTATGAATCCCTTATTCAAAAAGTTCTGTTCAGGTACAGAGATGGCGATATTTCTGTAAGACCAACCTGTGCCCCGCAGTTTCGCCGTATTGCTGATGAGTCCGGGCTTAAAGATAAAGGATGGGGACGTGGCTGTATTGCCGGAATATCATACTGCCGTATATTTGCAACCGGAGAAGTGACTCCGTGCCCTTACCTTCCTGTTAGTGCAGGCAGTCTTCGTGAAACTTCTTTTAAAGATATATGGGAACATTCAGTTCTGTTTAATTCCTTAAGGGATCAGAGTCAGCTTAAGGGGAAATGTGGACAGTGTGGCTATAAAACGGTCTGCGGTGGATGTCGTGCACGGGCGTATGCCAGAATGCAGAATCCGGGTGCAGGGTGGTGTGACGGTCTTAAAATGCCGGATTATGACGATACAGAAATACTTGGAGAAGATCCCTGGTGCCCGTACGAACCGGATGGGGTGATACTATAG
- a CDS encoding Lrp/AsnC family transcriptional regulator, which yields MPVRTGWGDTIDSDICIDRTDLILLDALQDDFPLVAKPWDLIATRIGISVGELLSRLLSLQECGIIRGIIPALESRKFGLKAGTLVAIHMPDNRHHEITEIINSYSEVSHNYLREHYYSVWFTISAPTEERISEILSDIMQRTGVMAEDIINLPTICKYKIDVRFTCFTGDENFGQD from the coding sequence GTGCCCGTACGAACCGGATGGGGTGATACTATAGATTCTGATATTTGCATTGACAGGACTGATCTCATCCTTCTTGATGCCCTTCAGGATGATTTTCCTCTTGTTGCAAAGCCATGGGATCTGATTGCCACAAGAATCGGGATTTCAGTCGGTGAACTGCTCAGCAGGCTCCTGTCACTTCAGGAGTGCGGCATAATCAGGGGGATTATTCCGGCTCTTGAGTCACGGAAGTTTGGGCTTAAAGCCGGAACCCTTGTTGCGATTCATATGCCCGATAACCGGCATCATGAGATTACGGAGATTATAAACAGTTATTCAGAAGTATCTCACAATTATCTACGTGAGCATTACTACTCTGTCTGGTTTACCATTTCTGCACCGACAGAAGAGAGAATTTCTGAGATATTATCTGATATTATGCAGAGAACCGGCGTAATGGCTGAAGACATTATTAACCTCCCAACAATCTGTAAATATAAAATTGACGTTCGTTTCACCTGTTTTACCGGAGATGAAAATTTTGGACAGGATTGA
- the ahbB gene encoding siroheme decarboxylase subunit beta gives MKILDRIDYMLIKELERGLPSEEEPFNAVGRKIGISGEEVIFRIKNLKDEGAIRKISARINQRKIGIMANALVAWSVPPDWDGYDELASHAGVSHCYLRKSVPDKWNYTVYTVHHRFSREEVHEEVKKIAESIPVRDYVVMFSSEELKRVPAVRIDENGDGLR, from the coding sequence ATGAAAATTTTGGACAGGATTGATTACATGCTGATTAAGGAACTTGAGAGGGGTCTGCCTTCTGAGGAGGAACCTTTTAACGCAGTAGGGAGAAAAATTGGAATCAGTGGTGAAGAGGTAATTTTCCGTATTAAAAATCTTAAGGATGAGGGCGCTATAAGAAAAATCAGTGCCAGGATTAATCAGAGGAAAATTGGTATAATGGCGAATGCCCTGGTTGCCTGGAGTGTCCCACCGGACTGGGATGGTTATGATGAACTTGCTTCGCATGCAGGTGTTTCCCATTGTTATCTCCGGAAATCTGTCCCAGATAAATGGAATTATACGGTTTATACCGTTCACCACAGGTTCAGCAGGGAAGAAGTACATGAGGAGGTCAAAAAAATTGCAGAAAGTATACCTGTCAGGGATTATGTTGTAATGTTCAGTTCAGAGGAGCTCAAGCGTGTCCCGGCAGTCAGGATTGATGAAAACGGAGATGGTCTGAGATGA
- a CDS encoding radical SAM/SPASM domain-containing protein produces MNRITQCLHGRGTVSEMSRHLHGSRNQSSGRNIAFSGTDKPVIFWNVTNRCNLFCKHCYSSSGSDSGNEDLSNSQALSLIDDLSGMGIPLIIFTGGEPLLREDIFELAGYARSKGIATALSSNGTLITAKSAFDIKNSGIDYVGISLDGASAETHNRFRGSSDAFELTTTAFKHCRNAGLRSGVRVTINKENYGELEDLIDLAVNLGASRFCLYWLVPSGRGAEAYNNFQLEENEVNGVLSLLYRKAKEISPAVMEFLTVDAPQDAIHLLASMNRDGSEDLAAAKHLVASLNGGCSAGTRVANISHRGYVYPCQFAQSDEFCIGDINEIPFSSLWGDGNNPVIALFRKKTLLLEGKCKNCQHKMLCGGGCRVRANYMNNDFYSEDPFCFIREELNINDLFSDRK; encoded by the coding sequence ATGAACAGAATAACGCAGTGTCTGCATGGAAGGGGAACTGTCAGTGAGATGTCCCGCCACCTTCATGGTTCCAGAAATCAGTCATCAGGGAGAAATATTGCATTTTCAGGGACTGATAAGCCAGTAATATTCTGGAATGTCACAAACAGATGTAATCTGTTCTGTAAACACTGCTACAGCAGTTCAGGGTCAGATTCAGGGAATGAAGATTTGTCAAATTCACAGGCTCTTTCTTTAATTGATGATCTCTCGGGTATGGGTATTCCGCTGATTATATTTACCGGCGGTGAACCTCTGCTCCGTGAGGATATATTTGAACTGGCAGGTTATGCTCGCAGTAAGGGAATTGCTACTGCATTAAGCTCTAACGGAACTCTGATTACTGCTAAATCTGCATTTGATATAAAAAACAGCGGTATTGACTATGTTGGTATTTCCCTTGACGGAGCCAGTGCCGAAACCCATAACCGGTTTCGTGGTTCTTCTGATGCTTTTGAACTCACAACTACTGCATTTAAACATTGCCGGAATGCCGGTTTAAGAAGCGGAGTTCGTGTAACTATTAACAAAGAAAATTATGGCGAACTTGAGGATTTGATTGATCTTGCTGTAAATCTTGGTGCATCAAGGTTCTGCCTGTACTGGCTTGTTCCAAGTGGCAGAGGAGCTGAAGCCTACAATAATTTTCAGCTTGAGGAAAACGAAGTTAATGGTGTGTTAAGTCTTCTGTACAGAAAAGCAAAAGAGATCAGTCCTGCTGTTATGGAGTTTTTAACCGTTGATGCGCCGCAGGATGCAATTCATCTTCTGGCTTCTATGAACCGTGACGGTTCAGAGGATCTTGCTGCTGCAAAACATCTTGTTGCATCATTGAATGGCGGGTGCAGTGCCGGAACCAGGGTGGCAAATATCAGTCACAGGGGGTATGTTTATCCATGTCAGTTTGCACAGTCTGATGAATTTTGTATAGGTGACATAAATGAAATACCTTTCAGCAGTCTCTGGGGTGACGGTAATAATCCTGTAATAGCACTTTTCCGAAAGAAAACACTCTTGCTTGAAGGGAAATGTAAAAACTGTCAGCATAAAATGCTATGTGGTGGCGGATGCAGAGTCCGCGCTAATTACATGAATAATGACTTTTATTCAGAAGATCCTTTCTGTTTCATCAGGGAAGAACTGAATATTAATGACTTATTTTCAGATCGGAAATAG